The following proteins come from a genomic window of Bacteroidota bacterium:
- a CDS encoding DUF262 domain-containing HNH endonuclease family protein gives MANADIGIKDLKQEAVLRILEDSATYRVPYFQREYSWRSDDWTAFYEDLEAVRSSKEGHFFGFMTFRTAVDGDIEIIEGQQRLSTVCIFLAVVRDIYYAVNDLDWKDLDKYINRQPGFKSTDLVTPRLRLSRMNADYFQTFIQKASAPETKLANQKKSKLSVTNQLILGAYKYFYDQLQLASSRLSKDESDGFYSSMVEACTSKLVIVTTYVTDEIVAYNIFQTLNGRGLDLTLTDLLKVYLFEMVGKAKTNVALERWDIIRETLSSVNTNAFLRHFWLSTRSLVQEQKLLTEVKKSVHTGRQALSLLDELKEEAGVYDSLLNPNPEDWSDPEIADLLEELQILSTQQPLPLLLAGQKRFPLSEFKKLIRLCIAFVFRYQTIGELENKEMERLFSGLAIDIRKKSVKNTAEVSERMQALYPRDDAFKAQFLGKTVKARQVAKYILSRIEDHLGGDTEKVAKTITLEHILPLSPDDEWKAYLFSEGMKKDELVHRLGNYTLLTGKVNKAAQSKFFTKKRDENYKNSNLKINTSLQTIKSWTEKDIAHRQSWLASIALRIWKI, from the coding sequence GTGGCAAATGCGGATATTGGAATCAAAGACCTAAAGCAGGAAGCTGTCCTCAGGATTCTCGAGGATAGCGCGACTTATCGAGTACCATATTTCCAAAGAGAGTACTCGTGGAGATCTGATGATTGGACTGCTTTTTATGAGGATTTGGAAGCAGTCAGAAGTAGTAAGGAAGGTCATTTTTTCGGTTTCATGACCTTCAGGACTGCAGTCGATGGCGATATTGAAATAATCGAAGGTCAACAGCGACTGTCAACAGTCTGCATTTTTCTGGCAGTGGTTCGTGATATTTATTACGCGGTAAACGACCTTGATTGGAAGGACTTGGACAAGTACATTAATCGCCAGCCCGGATTCAAGAGTACCGATTTGGTAACCCCACGTTTGAGGCTATCAAGAATGAATGCGGATTACTTTCAGACCTTTATTCAGAAGGCAAGCGCCCCAGAAACCAAGCTTGCCAACCAAAAGAAGAGCAAGTTGAGCGTCACTAACCAATTGATACTTGGCGCATATAAATATTTTTATGATCAACTCCAATTAGCGTCCTCACGACTTAGTAAAGATGAAAGTGATGGCTTCTATTCATCAATGGTTGAGGCTTGCACTAGTAAACTTGTAATTGTCACAACCTACGTCACAGATGAAATCGTCGCTTACAACATTTTCCAGACGCTTAATGGACGGGGCCTAGACTTGACGTTGACTGACTTGCTAAAAGTCTATCTCTTTGAAATGGTAGGTAAAGCGAAGACCAACGTAGCCCTAGAACGTTGGGATATTATCAGAGAAACACTAAGTTCTGTCAACACCAATGCTTTTCTTAGGCATTTCTGGCTTTCGACCCGATCATTGGTGCAGGAGCAAAAGCTCTTAACCGAAGTCAAGAAGTCTGTTCACACGGGGCGGCAAGCTCTAAGCCTTCTGGATGAGTTGAAGGAAGAGGCTGGTGTTTATGACTCACTTCTGAATCCAAATCCTGAGGACTGGTCGGACCCGGAAATAGCCGATCTTCTTGAAGAACTTCAGATTCTCTCGACGCAACAACCCCTGCCTCTTCTACTTGCGGGGCAGAAGAGGTTTCCACTTTCAGAGTTTAAGAAGCTTATCCGTTTATGCATTGCTTTCGTCTTCAGATATCAAACGATAGGCGAACTTGAGAATAAGGAAATGGAACGCCTATTCAGTGGCCTCGCTATTGACATTAGGAAGAAAAGTGTGAAAAATACCGCTGAGGTCTCGGAGCGAATGCAGGCCTTGTACCCGCGAGATGATGCTTTTAAAGCACAATTTCTTGGCAAGACAGTCAAAGCTAGGCAGGTTGCAAAATATATTCTGAGTCGCATAGAAGACCACCTTGGCGGAGATACCGAGAAGGTCGCGAAAACAATCACTCTTGAACACATCCTTCCTCTTAGTCCGGACGATGAATGGAAAGCTTATCTTTTTTCAGAAGGGATGAAGAAGGACGAACTTGTACATCGCTTGGGTAACTATACCCTCCTCACTGGGAAAGTGAACAAGGCAGCTCAGAGTAAGTTTTTTACGAAGAAGCGAGATGAGAATTATAAGAATTCAAACCTCAAGATCAATACCTCGCTACAAACTATCAAATCCTGGACTGAAAAAGACATCGCCCACAGACAGAGTTGGCTTGCGTCGATTGCATTGCGGATTTGGAAGATTTGA
- the rplJ gene encoding 50S ribosomal protein L10 — MTREEKTQVVAELKEVIGRSTGMYFTDFEGLTVEQTTRLRAELRKAGLTYKVAKNTLLKRALDESGRLSPELSAALVRQTGVAFGFDDPVAPARILQEFVGKNQDKPALKLAYLEGTTYPGTDLKKVAALPSKKEVMASIVGSLESPMRGIVSVLGALQRDIVYLMDAIEKKKGEGTPAEPAAA; from the coding sequence ATGACACGCGAAGAAAAAACGCAAGTCGTTGCTGAACTGAAGGAAGTCATCGGCCGCTCGACGGGCATGTACTTCACCGACTTCGAAGGGCTGACGGTCGAGCAGACCACGCGTCTGCGCGCCGAGCTCCGCAAAGCCGGTCTGACCTATAAGGTCGCGAAGAACACGCTGCTGAAGCGCGCGCTGGATGAGTCGGGACGGCTCTCTCCGGAACTGAGTGCGGCACTCGTCAGACAGACGGGCGTTGCGTTCGGGTTCGACGATCCGGTCGCACCGGCGCGCATCCTCCAGGAGTTTGTCGGAAAAAATCAAGATAAACCAGCGCTCAAGCTGGCGTATCTCGAAGGCACGACCTATCCTGGGACCGACCTGAAGAAGGTCGCCGCGCTGCCGAGTAAGAAAGAAGTGATGGCGAGCATCGTCGGAAGCTTGGAGTCGCCTATGCGCGGCATCGTAAGCGTCCTCGGCGCGCTGCAACGCGACATCGTCTATCTTATGGACGCGATCGAGAAGAAGAAGGGCGAAGGCACACCCGCTGAACCCGCAGCCGCATAG
- the rplL gene encoding 50S ribosomal protein L7/L12, with protein sequence MADINAIVDQISALTLGEAADLKKALEEKFGVTASAPMMMGMMPAAGGAAPAAVEEKTEFDVVLTDGGASKINVIKAVREATGLGLKEAKDLVDGAPKVVKEAQPKADAEALKKKLEEAGAKVELK encoded by the coding sequence ATGGCAGATATTAATGCAATCGTAGATCAGATCAGCGCATTGACGCTGGGTGAAGCAGCGGACCTGAAGAAGGCGCTCGAAGAGAAGTTCGGCGTAACGGCTTCGGCCCCGATGATGATGGGGATGATGCCGGCGGCCGGCGGCGCTGCTCCGGCAGCCGTCGAAGAGAAGACCGAGTTCGACGTCGTGCTTACCGATGGTGGCGCTTCGAAGATCAACGTCATCAAGGCCGTCCGCGAAGCGACGGGTCTTGGCCTCAAGGAGGCAAAGGACCTTGTCGATGGCGCGCCGAAGGTCGTCAAGGAAGCACAGCCGAAGGCCGATGCCGAGGCCCTCAAGAAGAAACTCGAGGAAGCCGGCGCAAAGGTCGAGCTGAAATAA
- a CDS encoding T9SS type A sorting domain-containing protein, producing the protein MMKRAVPTVLYLLLLSSQLSAQVPSGLSSDGRDFYLGFIRTSFNCTTVMPYQSYWILISSYYDCNVTVGYFDHQTGAEVIGSQVHITAKNYAQVPINLSYVIVSDGNNGNLNVNGEVAEYTGIHVHADRPISVQYFSAGPDNSEMYLALPTSALGKEYVVAAAPNDDGTGAPSPARFCNNGGEPSSSFFGVIAVKDGTHVKIFPAGTTRNGIHGATSGPNNGNGTPSELDVTLQRGQVYWVKSEIKTSPGPGNIDETGSQIEADQAVGVLAGCENALNGTTQLNFADMRNLNLEMMIPTQYWTDGGYLVMPMFDSPGINPNDYSAGDQVKMIVADLGGCRVTGDLATGTSLYDVPLYGSATENNVEQGAHFYSDCGHKFAVEQYDYRGAGGSASPQGPFTAPAQMNVVSASRYRTSFMWTVPDDVKQVAKHRYINVIARSDQLSKIKVWKNGNPIGTIGNIGTPLGTTTFPDYPPLTGLRYELGVGCYYATADSAFAVYQYGVSGFDYDNDLGDMDADDFFNEYAAPCGQSFGIEGAYSPKCTVDTNCTSWTIHVHDSNPLDRSISAVDILNDPMGVQKRRLGMDSGYVSSNVSFNPVNFTVIPGIDTVITVELDVINPLKNAEAWVWAVNGAGNDTVIHLLYAAPALAFGALTPNGPDSLTFLNAQEGVDTCSYFVFKNNGAPGSWNYSLKSISFRMGNQGFSATTDPMLPARLHPGDSVIITVCFNATEAGRVFLDTLVAQTDCPTVLGALIGSTTLPEINASDWDFGSQNLVGKTVCHTVRVWNSGKAPFTLTNNWVMENYGAGDFTFQDQNKLPVVLKPGDAINLQVCFTPSGPVRDSSILRWASNIPEPFTHTKKDYSILVGSGIQPELSWDRPSVHVKTQFGTVWTDTLYLRDLGTASVMVDSLGIVGPTSSEWTIDAVQHGHSTNFVIGQETLPDSAYVVISFTPDPKFGVSSTDTLIAYDEDGFYPKVILRADTTSSSVAAMAPDGGASLLVSPNPFEDRGLVALVMSRTARASITILDILGHQMATLLNSAIGPGTYQYTFDASPWPDGVYFVRLESGEQTLTKRVMKKN; encoded by the coding sequence ATGATGAAGCGCGCGGTCCCGACAGTTCTCTATCTTCTGCTGCTGTCAAGCCAACTTAGTGCTCAGGTGCCAAGCGGTCTCTCGTCCGATGGGCGTGATTTCTACTTAGGCTTCATTCGAACGAGCTTCAACTGCACGACAGTCATGCCGTATCAGTCCTACTGGATACTCATTAGCTCGTATTACGACTGTAACGTCACGGTTGGCTACTTCGACCACCAAACCGGTGCGGAAGTGATCGGTAGTCAGGTGCACATTACGGCAAAGAATTACGCGCAGGTTCCGATAAATCTCTCGTATGTCATTGTCTCCGATGGCAACAACGGCAACCTCAACGTTAATGGTGAAGTGGCCGAATACACAGGCATCCACGTCCATGCCGACCGCCCGATCAGTGTTCAATACTTCTCAGCAGGTCCAGACAACTCCGAGATGTATCTGGCGTTGCCGACCAGCGCGCTTGGAAAAGAATATGTCGTTGCTGCCGCGCCAAACGACGATGGGACCGGTGCTCCATCGCCCGCACGCTTTTGTAACAACGGCGGCGAGCCGTCGAGCTCGTTCTTCGGAGTGATTGCCGTTAAGGACGGAACACACGTAAAAATCTTCCCAGCGGGGACGACCCGTAATGGTATCCACGGCGCGACCTCTGGCCCGAATAACGGAAACGGCACGCCTTCGGAACTCGATGTCACATTACAGCGTGGCCAGGTTTACTGGGTGAAGTCCGAGATCAAAACAAGTCCAGGCCCGGGGAATATAGACGAGACAGGATCTCAGATTGAGGCGGACCAGGCAGTTGGCGTGCTTGCCGGCTGCGAAAATGCGCTTAATGGCACGACTCAACTCAACTTTGCCGACATGAGAAATCTCAATCTTGAGATGATGATCCCGACCCAATATTGGACCGACGGAGGGTATCTCGTGATGCCGATGTTCGATTCTCCTGGCATCAATCCGAATGATTACAGTGCCGGGGACCAGGTCAAGATGATCGTGGCCGACCTGGGCGGTTGCCGGGTTACGGGGGACCTCGCGACTGGAACCAGCCTGTATGACGTTCCACTCTATGGGTCCGCCACAGAGAACAACGTCGAGCAGGGAGCGCATTTCTATTCGGACTGTGGCCATAAATTCGCTGTCGAGCAGTACGATTACCGCGGTGCGGGTGGATCCGCGAGCCCGCAGGGGCCATTTACCGCCCCAGCACAGATGAATGTTGTCTCTGCCTCGCGCTATCGCACCAGTTTCATGTGGACCGTCCCGGATGATGTGAAGCAGGTGGCAAAACACCGTTATATTAACGTGATTGCGCGCAGCGATCAGTTATCCAAAATTAAGGTTTGGAAAAACGGAAATCCGATTGGCACGATTGGCAATATAGGGACTCCATTAGGAACGACCACGTTTCCAGACTATCCCCCGTTGACCGGTCTCCGGTACGAACTAGGTGTTGGGTGTTACTATGCGACCGCCGATAGCGCGTTTGCCGTGTATCAGTATGGAGTGTCCGGATTCGATTACGATAACGATCTTGGCGACATGGATGCGGATGACTTTTTCAACGAGTACGCTGCACCATGTGGACAGTCATTCGGTATCGAAGGTGCATACTCGCCGAAGTGTACCGTCGATACTAATTGCACCAGTTGGACGATCCACGTGCATGACTCGAATCCTCTCGATCGGTCCATCTCAGCGGTTGACATCTTGAACGATCCGATGGGTGTCCAGAAGCGAAGACTGGGTATGGATTCAGGATATGTCAGTTCGAATGTCAGCTTCAATCCCGTGAATTTTACGGTCATACCGGGCATCGATACGGTGATCACGGTCGAGCTCGATGTCATTAATCCGTTGAAGAATGCGGAGGCATGGGTTTGGGCGGTCAATGGCGCGGGCAACGACACGGTGATCCATTTACTTTATGCCGCTCCGGCATTAGCATTCGGGGCCCTCACCCCTAACGGCCCTGATAGTCTGACCTTCCTAAATGCACAAGAGGGGGTGGACACTTGCTCCTACTTTGTATTCAAGAATAATGGTGCTCCCGGCTCGTGGAATTACAGTCTTAAGAGTATAAGCTTCCGGATGGGCAATCAAGGCTTTTCGGCTACGACGGATCCGATGCTACCAGCCAGATTGCATCCTGGTGATTCTGTGATTATTACAGTATGCTTTAATGCTACAGAAGCCGGTAGAGTCTTTTTAGATACGCTCGTTGCCCAGACGGACTGCCCAACTGTGCTTGGCGCGCTCATTGGCTCGACGACGCTCCCGGAGATCAATGCCAGCGATTGGGACTTCGGATCGCAGAATCTGGTCGGCAAGACGGTTTGCCATACGGTTCGTGTTTGGAATTCGGGCAAGGCTCCATTTACTCTAACCAATAATTGGGTTATGGAGAACTACGGTGCCGGAGACTTTACATTCCAGGATCAGAACAAGTTACCGGTGGTGCTCAAGCCGGGCGATGCCATTAATCTGCAAGTCTGCTTCACCCCCAGCGGCCCCGTTCGCGATTCATCGATTCTGCGATGGGCGTCGAATATCCCTGAGCCATTTACTCATACCAAGAAGGACTATAGTATCCTGGTGGGAAGTGGCATTCAGCCAGAACTTTCGTGGGACCGGCCAAGCGTACATGTTAAGACGCAATTTGGGACGGTGTGGACCGACACATTGTATCTGCGCGATCTTGGAACGGCTTCGGTCATGGTCGATAGTCTCGGAATCGTTGGTCCCACTAGTAGCGAATGGACAATTGATGCAGTCCAGCACGGTCATTCGACCAACTTCGTGATTGGCCAGGAAACATTGCCAGATAGCGCTTATGTGGTGATATCCTTCACGCCCGACCCCAAATTCGGAGTGTCATCAACCGATACATTGATTGCTTACGATGAGGATGGTTTTTATCCGAAGGTCATTTTGCGCGCTGACACGACCAGTAGCTCGGTCGCCGCGATGGCGCCGGATGGGGGTGCCAGCTTGCTGGTCTCACCGAATCCGTTCGAAGATCGCGGCCTGGTCGCGTTGGTCATGTCGCGGACCGCGAGAGCTTCCATTACGATACTGGATATCCTTGGGCACCAGATGGCGACGTTGCTGAATTCAGCAATTGGGCCGGGCACATACCAGTATACGTTTGACGCAAGTCCCTGGCCGGATGGGGTCTATTTCGTCCGACTTGAGTCTGGGGAGCAGACGCTCACAAAGAGAGTGATGAAGAAGAACTAA
- a CDS encoding NAD-dependent malic enzyme, with protein sequence MSKRPLPTKADLLRDPTLNKGRAFTAEERVALGLRGLLPPRIISLDEQAARVIATVRAKKNDLDRYNSLIGLQDRNETLFYHVLIHHLEELMPIIYTPTIGQACQEYGHIFRRSRGMYISDADRGQIRSILANWPRDDVRVIVVTDGERVLGLGDLGAHGMGIPVGKLSLYVACAGVKPEQCLPITLDVGTNNEVLLSDPAYLGLPHERVRGEEYDSFIEEFLHAANDRFPNVLIQLEDFGNANAFRLLEKYRDQYCLFNDDIQGTAAVTLSGLFSALRITGGKLCDQTIVLFGAGEAATGISNLIVLAMTKEGMPEEEARKHCWLMDSKGLVVKSRTDLAEHKKPYAHQHEPLPDLFSAVQSLRPTVLIGASGQCGAFTHAVLSQMAGEQVHPIIFALSNPTSQSECTAEEAYRYTEGRAIFASGSPFPDVRYGGRVISPGQANNAYVFPGIGLGVISSGSTRVTQEMFYSAARALADEVSPDDLKIGRVFPSLSKVRQLSACIATAVANVAFQTGLATVEQPADVRGWLESLMYVPDYSSYV encoded by the coding sequence ATATCGAAGCGGCCGTTACCGACCAAAGCTGATCTTTTGCGCGATCCGACCCTGAACAAGGGCCGAGCCTTTACGGCCGAGGAGCGCGTTGCGCTCGGACTGCGCGGGCTTCTGCCGCCACGGATCATCTCTCTGGATGAGCAGGCCGCGCGGGTCATCGCTACTGTCCGTGCGAAAAAGAACGATCTCGATAGGTACAATAGCCTCATCGGCCTGCAGGACCGCAATGAGACGCTGTTCTACCATGTGCTGATCCATCACCTCGAAGAGCTGATGCCGATCATCTATACGCCGACGATCGGGCAGGCGTGTCAAGAATATGGCCATATTTTCCGCCGCTCGCGTGGGATGTATATATCGGATGCTGACCGCGGGCAAATCCGGTCAATCCTTGCTAATTGGCCGCGTGACGATGTTCGCGTCATCGTCGTAACCGATGGCGAACGCGTTCTCGGTTTGGGCGACCTCGGTGCGCACGGCATGGGCATTCCGGTCGGTAAGCTCTCGCTCTATGTCGCTTGCGCCGGTGTCAAGCCCGAGCAATGTCTACCGATCACGCTCGATGTTGGTACGAATAACGAAGTGTTACTTTCGGATCCTGCTTATCTGGGATTGCCACACGAGCGCGTTCGCGGTGAAGAATATGATAGTTTCATCGAAGAATTTCTACACGCCGCGAACGACCGATTTCCGAATGTGCTGATTCAACTCGAGGATTTTGGAAACGCGAATGCCTTCCGGCTACTTGAGAAATACCGCGACCAGTATTGTCTGTTCAATGATGATATTCAGGGCACGGCGGCTGTGACGTTGTCGGGTTTATTTTCGGCGCTTCGAATTACAGGTGGGAAGCTCTGCGATCAGACTATCGTACTCTTCGGTGCTGGTGAAGCTGCGACGGGCATCAGCAATCTCATCGTGCTTGCCATGACGAAGGAAGGAATGCCCGAAGAGGAAGCTCGCAAGCATTGCTGGCTGATGGATTCGAAAGGACTTGTCGTGAAGAGCCGGACTGATCTTGCTGAGCACAAGAAGCCGTATGCGCATCAGCACGAACCGCTACCGGATCTTTTTTCGGCCGTGCAATCGCTACGGCCAACCGTATTGATTGGTGCTTCGGGACAGTGCGGGGCGTTTACGCATGCGGTGCTGTCACAGATGGCCGGCGAACAGGTACACCCGATTATTTTCGCGCTTTCGAATCCGACGTCGCAATCCGAATGCACCGCGGAAGAAGCCTATCGTTACACCGAGGGTCGCGCGATCTTCGCGAGCGGCAGTCCATTCCCGGATGTCCGGTATGGTGGCCGTGTCATTTCTCCCGGTCAGGCGAATAATGCGTATGTATTTCCGGGCATCGGACTTGGTGTCATTTCCTCGGGTTCGACGCGCGTAACGCAAGAGATGTTTTACTCGGCAGCTCGTGCGCTCGCGGATGAAGTCTCGCCGGATGACTTGAAGATTGGGCGGGTATTTCCTTCGCTCTCCAAAGTCCGGCAACTTTCCGCGTGCATCGCCACCGCTGTGGCGAACGTTGCATTCCAAACGGGACTCGCGACGGTCGAGCAACCGGCTGATGTGCGAGGCTGGCTCGAATCGCTGATGTATGTGCCAGATTATTCGTCATATGTTTAG
- the msrA gene encoding peptide-methionine (S)-S-oxide reductase MsrA, with the protein MEKATFGAGCFWGVEAEFRKIKGVKRTDVGYEGGHTDQPTYQDVCTDKTGHAEVVQVEFDPAEVAYQDLLNVFWENHDPTQVNRQGPDVGTQYRSVVFYHNDEQKLTAEQSKRERSESGKYRRPIATEVVPATDFWRAEEYHQQYLEKRGLASCHI; encoded by the coding sequence ATGGAAAAAGCAACATTTGGAGCCGGCTGCTTCTGGGGCGTCGAAGCAGAATTCCGGAAGATAAAAGGTGTCAAGCGGACGGACGTCGGATATGAAGGCGGCCACACGGACCAGCCAACGTATCAGGATGTCTGCACAGACAAAACCGGCCATGCCGAAGTCGTGCAGGTCGAGTTCGATCCAGCGGAAGTCGCCTATCAGGATTTATTGAATGTTTTTTGGGAGAACCACGATCCGACGCAGGTAAATCGGCAAGGCCCGGATGTCGGCACGCAGTATCGCTCGGTCGTCTTCTATCACAATGATGAGCAGAAGCTTACTGCCGAGCAATCAAAGCGCGAGCGATCGGAGTCAGGCAAGTACCGTCGTCCGATTGCGACCGAGGTTGTACCGGCTACCGATTTCTGGCGCGCCGAAGAATATCATCAGCAATATCTGGAGAAGCGCGGTTTGGCGAGTTGCCACATTTGA
- a CDS encoding GNAT family N-acetyltransferase yields MKPDSLNREDRIVLRAPRAGDIGLVIHRHGVLYAEEYGWNEQFEALVAEVAAKFLKRHDSVKERCWIAELDGEFAGCIFIVRESEKVAKLRLLLVEPKARGFGLGRRLIQECIDFATNAGYEKMVLWTNDVLHAARHLYEEFGFHLIHEEPNTLFGPLTTAQTWERSL; encoded by the coding sequence GTGAAGCCGGACTCATTGAATCGCGAGGACAGAATCGTCTTACGCGCTCCACGTGCAGGGGATATAGGCCTGGTCATTCATCGTCATGGAGTCCTCTATGCTGAGGAGTACGGCTGGAACGAGCAGTTCGAAGCACTCGTGGCGGAAGTCGCTGCGAAATTCCTGAAGCGACATGATTCCGTGAAGGAGCGGTGCTGGATCGCTGAGTTGGATGGCGAGTTCGCGGGATGTATCTTCATCGTTCGGGAATCTGAGAAGGTTGCGAAGCTCAGGCTTCTGCTCGTCGAGCCGAAAGCACGCGGTTTTGGACTTGGCAGACGATTGATTCAGGAGTGCATCGACTTCGCAACTAATGCCGGCTACGAAAAGATGGTCCTCTGGACAAACGATGTCCTTCATGCCGCGCGGCATCTTTATGAGGAGTTCGGCTTCCATCTCATCCATGAAGAGCCAAACACGCTCTTCGGTCCGCTGACGACGGCGCAGACGTGGGAGCGGTCATTGTGA
- a CDS encoding PDZ domain-containing protein: protein MRRYILLYILLASIGIASCQPTYWIDGPRSIQRIDSLSRFGPSLYRSFTAIPYSELDSASVQLSGNDENAMLFALVNKLISRGYRYVDDIDSADFIVTECVRTDFNLREKFDSTRFVTVPMKRVLPFSFISSSFGSLDHKPRIPRYDSRSRAFPELTIIVYDARTLKEIGQYQAGGVASSQNALVASQLLLPESFFHPFFNPTPIALPVGKGQSGIRPTIWTSDGLNFWPAIYVFPNTPAAASGLKTDDEILEIDGRSMQNIDIVETMHRMKSDVGRRMIYTVWRWPNQVFLDTLVTGPRN, encoded by the coding sequence ATGCGCCGATACATACTCCTCTACATTCTACTTGCCTCAATTGGAATCGCCAGTTGTCAGCCAACATACTGGATCGATGGTCCTCGCTCGATCCAAAGAATTGATTCTCTTTCTCGTTTCGGTCCAAGCCTCTACCGTTCTTTCACTGCCATCCCTTATTCCGAATTGGATTCAGCTTCGGTACAATTGTCCGGCAATGATGAAAATGCAATGTTGTTTGCTCTCGTCAATAAGCTTATTAGTCGCGGATACCGTTATGTGGACGATATTGATTCAGCAGATTTCATCGTGACTGAATGTGTGAGAACTGATTTCAATTTGCGCGAGAAATTCGACTCAACGAGATTTGTTACGGTTCCTATGAAGCGGGTGCTACCATTCTCCTTCATCTCGTCGTCTTTTGGATCGTTGGATCATAAACCTCGTATTCCGCGATACGATTCAAGATCTCGGGCTTTTCCGGAATTAACAATTATTGTTTACGATGCAAGAACGTTGAAGGAAATCGGTCAATATCAGGCCGGCGGGGTGGCAAGCTCGCAGAATGCATTGGTTGCATCTCAGCTTCTTCTACCTGAATCATTTTTTCACCCGTTCTTCAATCCCACGCCAATTGCGCTTCCTGTCGGGAAGGGACAATCGGGTATAAGACCAACTATTTGGACAAGTGACGGACTCAACTTCTGGCCCGCCATTTATGTTTTTCCAAATACGCCAGCAGCGGCGAGCGGTTTGAAGACTGACGATGAAATCCTCGAAATTGATGGCCGGAGTATGCAGAACATTGACATCGTCGAGACCATGCATCGCATGAAATCCGATGTGGGTCGTCGGATGATTTATACTGTCTGGCGCTGGCCCAACCAAGTTTTTCTGGATACACTTGTGACGGGACCGAGAAATTAG